In one Phacochoerus africanus isolate WHEZ1 unplaced genomic scaffold, ROS_Pafr_v1 Scaffold_18, whole genome shotgun sequence genomic region, the following are encoded:
- the LOC125119212 gene encoding olfactory receptor 18-like — translation MDPQNCTHISEFFLLGLTEDLDLKPLLFVLFLSMYLVTLLGNLLIILTVTSDSHLHTPMYFFLSNLSLADISISTTTVPKMLVNLQTHSKSITYAGCLAQVIFFTLFASLESLLLTVMAYDRLVAICHPLHYLVIMNPHLCGLSVLVSLSISLLNSQLHYLMMSQLTFCADVEIPHFFCDLSQLLNLACSDTSTSNILIYFIGAIFGGIPLSGILYSYMRILSSILRGSSSSGGRYKAFSTCGSHLSVVCLLYGTGLGVYLSSAISSSPRKGAVASVMYTVFTPMLNPFIYSLRNRDIKSALWRTIRRVTQSEQLCHPYLGS, via the coding sequence ATGGACCCACAGAATTGTACACACATCTCAGAATTCTTCCTCCTGGGCCTCACAGAGGATCTGGATTTGAAGCCACTTCTCTTTGTGCTCTTCCTGTCCATGTACCTGGTGACCCTGcttgggaacctgctcatcatcctgacTGTCACCTCTGAttcccacctccacacacccatgtacttcttcctttccaatttgtccTTGGCCGACATCAGTATCAGCACCACCACTGTCCCCAAGATGCTAGTGAATCTCCAGACACACAGCAAATCCATCACCTATGCAGGCTGCCTAGCTCAGGTGatcttttttactctttttgcttctttggaGAGTCTACTTCTGACAGTCATGGCCTATGACCGGTTAGTGGCCATCTGTCACCCCCTACACTACCTGGTCATCATGAACCCCCACCTCTGTGGCTTGTCGGTCCTGGTATCCTTATCCATCAGCCTTTTGAACTCCCAGCTACACTACCTGATGATGTCACAGCTCACCTTCTGTGCAGATGTGGAAATCCCTCATTTCTTTTGTGACCTTTCCCAACTCCTCAACCTTGCCTGTTCTGACACCTCCACCAGTAACATATTAATCTATTTCATTGGTGCCATCTTCGGTGGGATTCCACTCTCAGGAATCCTTTACTCTTATATGCgaattctttcttccattctgagAGGCTCATCGTCATCAGGAGGGAGGTATAAAGCCTTCTCAACGTGTGGCTCTCACCTGTCCGTTGTTTGCTTGTTGTATGGAACAGGCCTTGGGGTGTACCTCAGTTCAgccatctcctcctcccccaggaagggTGCAGTGGCCTCGGTGATGTACACTGTGTTCACACCTATGCTGAATCCCTTCATCTACAGTCTAAGGAACAGGGACATTAAGAGTGCCTTGTGGAGGACTATCAGGAGGGTCACCCAATCTGAACAGCTATGCCATCCTTATTTGGGTTCATAA
- the LOC125119205 gene encoding olfactory receptor 7E24-like: FLLSFFLTNRCPSYKESHNLTHVSEFLLLGLSDDPEVQPLLFGLFLSMYLVSMLANLFIILAVISDSHLHTPMYFFLSNLSLVGIGYTSTTIPKMIVNIQTHSRVISYAGCLTQMSIFILFGCLDSLLLTTMAYDRFVAICHPLHYPVTMNPHLCSFLILVSFLISILDFQLHNRIVLQLTCYKDVEISSFFCDPSQLLKLACPDTSINNLLIFFIGTISGGVPLLGILYSYTQVISSILRVSSSGGRYKAFSTCCSHLSVVFLFYGTGFGVYFSSAVSHSPKKGVVASVVYAVVSPLLNPFIYSLRNRDIKSALWRLINRRV; the protein is encoded by the coding sequence ttccttttatcattttttttaaccaataggTGTCCAAGCTACAAAGAATCACACAATTTAACACATGTCTCAGAATTCCTCCTCCTGGGACTCTCAGATGATCCAGAAGTGCAGCCCCTCCTCTTTGGACTGTTTTTGTCCATGTACCTGGTCTCCATGCTTGCAAACCTGTTCATCATTCTGGCTGTCATCTctgactcccacctccacacccctatgtacttcttcctctccaacctgTCCTTGGTTGGTATTGGTTACACCTCCACCACCATTCCCAAGATGATTGTGAACATCCAAACTCACAGCAGGGTCATTTCCTATGCAGGCTGCCTGACACAGATGtctattttcatcctttttggATGTTTGGATAGTCTCCTCCTGACTACgatggcctatgacaggtttgtggccatctgtcacccaCTGCACTACCCAGTCACCATGAACCCACACCTGTGTAGCTTCTtgattttggtgtcttttttGATTAGCATTTTGGATTTCCAGCTGCACAATAGGATTGTATTACAACTTACCTGCTACAAGGATGTAGAAATTTCTAGTTTCTTCTGTGACCCTTCTCAGCTCCTCAAACTTGCCTGTCCTGACACCTCCATCAATAACCTATTAATCTTTTTCATAGGTACCATCTCTGGTGGTGTTCCACTCTTAGGCATTCTTTACTCTTATACTCAAGTTATTTCTTCCATTCTGAGAGTCTCATCATCAGGTGGGAGGTATAAAGCCTTCTCTACCTGTTGTTCTCACCTGTcagttgttttcttattttatggaaCAGGCTTTGGGGTGTACTTCAGTTCTGCTGTTTCACATTCCCCAAAGAAGGGTGTGGTGGCATCAGTGGTATATGCTGTTGTTTCTCCTTTGTTGAACCCCTTCATCTATAGCCTGAGAAACAGGGACATCAAAAGTGCTCTGTGGAGGCTTATTAACAGAAGAGTCTAA